A single window of Onychomys torridus chromosome 8, mOncTor1.1, whole genome shotgun sequence DNA harbors:
- the Btbd17 gene encoding BTB/POZ domain-containing protein 17, whose translation MLRKGHCKPGSWGSFWATLALVGLVTRAAQRADVGGEAAGTSINHSQMLLQRLQDLLRQGNASDVVLRVQAVGTDEVRAFHTHRLLLELRSELFRELLSNQSEVLLQEPRDCAAVFDKFIRYVGEGVTEV comes from the exons ATGCTTAGGAAGGGCCACTGCAAGCCCGGGTCCTGGGGCAGCTTCTGGGCTACCCTGGCCCTGGTGGGACTGGTCACTCGTGCAG CTCAGAGAGCTGATGTGGGTGGGGAGGCAGCAGGCACCTCCATCAACCACTCCCAGATGCTGCTCCAGCGACTGCAGGACCTGCTGCGGCAGGGCAACGCCAGTGATGTCGTCCTGCGTGTCCAGGCTGTGGGCACCGACGAGGTCCGAGCCTTCCACACCCACCGCTTACTGCTGGAGCTGCGCAGTGAGCTTTTCCGGGAGCTGCTGAGCAACCAGAGCGAGGTGCTACTGCAGGAACCCCGGGACTGCGCGGCTGTCTTTGACAAGTTCATCAGGTATGTAGGGGAAGG GGTCACAGAGGTTTAA
- the Gpr142 gene encoding probable G-protein coupled receptor 142, giving the protein MGLAGPETAGQPQVTPLPTLNGSNPRRDDMDGHWPEIPERSPCVAGIIPVIYYSVLLSLGLPVNLLTTVALARLAARTRKPSYHYLLALTASDIVTQVVIVFVGFLLQGAVLARQVPQAVVRTANILEFAANHASVWIAVLLTVDRYNALCRPLRHRATSSPGRSHRAIAAVFSTALLTGIPFYWWLDVWRDADPPSTMDKLLKWAHCLIVYFIPCNVFLVTNSAIVLRLRKKSQRGLQPWVSKSTAILLGVTSLFALLWAPRICVMLYHLYVAPVHRDWRVHLALDIANMVAMLNTAVNFGLYCFISKTFRTTVRQVIHDAHMPCTLKSPPKGTVGELVLNSTGTEL; this is encoded by the exons ATGGGGCTTGCAGGACCAGAGACAG CTGGACAGCCACAAGTGACTCCACTGCCTACCCTCAATGGGAGCAACCCAAGACGCGATGATATGGATGGCCACTGGCCGGAGATTCCAGAGAGGTCACCATGTGTGGCTGGTATCATCCCTGTCATCTATTACAGTGTCCTGCTGAGCCTGGGTCTGCCTG TCAACCTCCTGACTACAGTGGCCCTGGCCCGCCTCGCTGCCAGGACCAGGAAGCCCTCCTACCACTATCTCCTGGCACTCACAGCCTCAGATATCGTCACACAAGTGGTCATCGTGTTCGTGGGCTTCCTCCTGCAGGGAGCTGTCCTGGCCCGCCAGGTGCCCCAGGCTGTGGTACGCACGGCTAACATCCTGGAGTTTGCTGCCAATCACGCCTCAGTCTGGATTGCAGTCTTGCTCACAGTGGACCGCTACAACGCCCTATGCCGCCCTCTGCGCCATCGGGCCACCTCGTCCCCAGGCAGGTCCCACCGCGCCATTGCCGCTGTCTTTAGCACGGCCCTGCTCACGGGCATCCCATTCTACTGGTGGCTGGACGTGTGGAGGGACGCAGACCCCCCCAGCACTATGGACAAACTCCTCAAGTGGGCTCACTGCCTCATCGTCTACTTCATCCCCTGCAACGTTTTCCTGGTCACCAATTCTGCCATCGTCCTCCGGCTACGGAAGAAGAGCCAGCGAGGGCTGCAGCCCTGGGTGAGCAAGAGCACAGCCATCCTCCTGGGTGTCACCTCTCTCTTCGCTCTCCTTTGGGCACCGCGCATCTGTGTCATGCTGTACCACCTGTATGTGGCCCCCGTCCACCGGGACTGGAGGGTCCACCTGGCCTTGGACATAGCCAACATGGTGGCCATGCTCAACACAGCTGTCAATTTTGGCCTCTATTGCTTCATCAGCAAGACTTTCAGAACCACAGTCCGACAGGTCATCCACGATGCCCACATGCCTTGTACCTTAAAGTCACCGCCAAAGGGCACAGTAGGAGAACTTGTGTTGAATTCCACAGGGACAGAGTTGTAG